A segment of the Deltaproteobacteria bacterium genome:
GTGACTGGTGTACGGCGCATACACCGCTAATTCGCGGGCCGGAATGTCGGCTTGCGTGGCCAACCAAGTCAACAAGAGATCGGCCAATTGTTGGCGGCGTGTCTCGGGCAATCCCTTCGCGATGACTTGCGTCAGCGCGCCGGTTGCCGGGCTGTAGGTCTCGAGTGTGCCGTCGCGCTGCACCAGTCCGGCCGCGTAGAGTTCGAGCAGCGCGGCAGCCGAGTCGCGGGAGGCGAGCAGCGAGCAGACGGCCGCAGTGAGCGGACGATCGGCGAAGGCGAGCAGTTCGAGCAGTTCACGCGCTTCGGTACTGAGCTGTTCGACTTGTTGCCGATAGAGATCTTCGATGGAGGTGGGCAGCTCGCCGGCGGCCGTATGGTAGCGGCGCGCGGCTTCCGACATCAGCAGCGGGACGCCGTGCGAAAAATTCCAGACCGCGTTGAGAAAGGTGGCATCGCCGTCCGCCGTGCCGACCAATTGGGTCACGAACGCGTGGACCGCATCGCGCGGGAGCGGTGTCAGTTCGAGCGTTGGCGTGCCGGAGGCCTGTGGCGGGGCGCCGGCCGTCGGGGTGTACGTTGCGACCACGATGAGCGGTGAGGCCTCGTGGGACAACGTGGCGGAGTAGAGTAGGCCTAACAATGCCGACACACTTTTTTGCACCGGCAGTGCGGCGCGATCGAGGTTGTCGATTAAGAAACACGTGGGTTTGCTCGCGGCCGATTGCATCAGCAGCGGTGCGGCCGCCTCCGGAGTTTCCGGCAGTTCTTCCGGCGGCAGTCCGAGTGCCGGGAGAAACGTGAGCACGTCTCGGCCTTCACGTTCGCCATCGACGGCGATCGTCACGCATTCTTCCAATTGGCTCGCGTGCTTCAGTTCCGCCAGCAGCCGGCTTTTTCCCATCCCGCGCGCGCCGGCGATCAAGTACGCTTGGGGATGTTCCTCTTGGGCGACCGATTCATCGCTCTCGAGAAATTTGGCCACGCGTTTGACCGCGTTTTGCAACGTGACCAGCGTATGTTCGCGGCCGACAAACGGACCCTCCGCCAGCTGGACGCGCGCTTGTCGCGGCAGTGCCAGAAACTCATGGCCAGCGTGCAGCGTGAGAAAACTCAGCACCGCCGCTGCGGACGGAAACCGGTCGTCCGGGTTTGGTGCCAGTAAGCGTTGTGTGAGTCGGCTCAGATATTCCGGCGCGCCTCGTTCTCGCAGCGGTGTCCAGTCGATCTGCGTCTGTTCATGAAATGCCTTGGCCTCGTCCAGACTATGGAGTTCATACGGATAGAGTCCAGAGAGGAGGCGATAGCAGACGACGCCGAGCGAATAGAGGTCGACCCGATGATCGAGGCGCGGGTTCGGCGCAAAGAGTTCGGGCGCCATGTAATTCAGCGTCCCGGCGATCTCTTTGATCGGCTGGTCGGTCGGACTGGTGACGCCGAAGTCGACGAGGCGTGTCTGGATCTGGCCTTCCGTGCGGCTGACCAGAATATTCGCGCCTTTGACATCGAAGTGGATCAGGCCGACGCTATGGATGAAGTCGAGCGCGCTCAAGACTTGGGCCAACACGCGTTCGAGTTGATCGATCGGGGCCTGGAGCAGCGCGCGATATAAATCTTCGCCTTCGACGAATTCAGCGGTGAAGAAATATTGTTGGTGCGAGCTGGAAAAGCCGAAGTCATAGACACGGCAGACGTGGGGATGATGCAGCTCGCTGAGCAGCCGGAATTCCCGCTTAAAGGCATCGATCCGGATTTTTGACGTGAGCCCGGCCTGAAGGAATTTCAGCGCGATCGGCTTCGCGTCCTGGATGGCTTGGACGAGAAAGACTTGTCCCATGCCGCCGCTGCCGAGCGGACGCAGGATATTGTAACTCTGTTGGCCGGCGAGGATCGTCGTCGACTGCTGTGCTGTCTCCGGACTTGGCACAAGGATAGTATAACGAAGAACGCGGAACGCGAAAAGTTCTTGCAGTGTCAATATATTGGCGACCGCGGACGCAACATTTGCGCAGATCTGCCGATACTAATCATGTAGAGAAAACAGGCCAGCGGGGGAGAGAAAGGGTTGGTTCCCGTGGCTGAATTAACCTCCGTCGTCGTCGAGGGCGTCCATTACCTCCCGCTCAGTGTCCAGAAGGTCCAGTTCAAACCCGATGAAAAGCCCGAACAGGTAGTCGACCGTGTCAAGGTGGAGATCGGCCATAACCTGCAAGATGAACTGATCTTCCACAATCCGGAGGACAAATTTGTCTACGTTGCCCAGCTCACGCGGCTCCCGGACGCGGCGCTGAAGACACCGCTCGATCCAGAGACCGTGCGACTCTCGATCGATCCGGCCGCGCGCGTGGTGTTCCGCGAAGATGAGCCGGAGGCATACGTGTTGAGTCGGGTCGAGGTGGTCGGCATCGCCGATCCGGCGGTCAAGCAGCAAGTCGAAAAAGTGCTCGACTTGGAGGCGGGCGACAAAGTGAGTTTCGCCGACTTGTTGGAGAAGCGGGAAAAACTGTTGAAAGAGTGCCCGCTGTTGGCCGTGCAGCCACAACCTGCGGCCGATCCGGCCGATCCGACGAAATTAGTACTGACCGTACGCGCGATCGATCATCCGCGCGGTGTGGAGGTGCTCGACCTCGATGGGTCCGATCCGGCGAAGGCGATCATCGAACGGATGTTCGACGGGACTCGCCTCGATCGCGCGGCGTTGGAGCGGATTCAGCAACAGATCCATCAGTACTTTCAGCATGCCCAGTTCCTCTATCAAGTGACGAAGTCGGAGTTGAGTACGGAGGGGAAGCTGCGCATTGCGGTGCTGAAGATCCCGGCGCCGACCGCGATCGAATTACAAGGGGTCGAGGGTGACGAGACGGAAGCCGCATTGCGCGCGTTGTTTCCGACACCGTTGACCGCGCCCCATATGGAGGCGGGGTTGAAGGCCGTCGAGGCGTACTATTACCGGCATGGTCAGATGCCGAAGCTGACCATGGGCGTGCGGCGCAAACAGGACGGGAACGTGCTCGTCGTCACGGTGAGCACGGAGGTCGCGCCGAAACGCGTCGTGTTTCGTGGGAACTATCCATTTGCCCACGAAGCGCTGGAGGCCGCATTCGGTGCGCCCGATCCGGTGTTGCACGTGTATACCGCGGAGCAGATCAGTGCCGGTATCGAGCGTGTCCGCAATTTCTGCACGGAGCACGGCTATCGGATCGGTCAGAGCGCGCAGTTTCGCATCCACGATGGCGTCGTGGAACTGGCACTCAATCTCGCGCGTCTGAAGGGCTATCGGATCGTGATGGTGGAGAAGGCGCGCAACGTCGATGATCGATTGGTGACGCGGGAATTGGCGCAGCGGCCGGGCGAACTCTTTAATGAAATCGAATTGAGAAAAGGGATCGCGCGGCTGCGCGGCTCCGGGAATTTTTCTGCCGTCAACTATGTCGTCGATCAAGCCGGCGGCGAAGACGATGTCTACGTGGATATCGTCTG
Coding sequences within it:
- a CDS encoding protein kinase translates to MPSPETAQQSTTILAGQQSYNILRPLGSGGMGQVFLVQAIQDAKPIALKFLQAGLTSKIRIDAFKREFRLLSELHHPHVCRVYDFGFSSSHQQYFFTAEFVEGEDLYRALLQAPIDQLERVLAQVLSALDFIHSVGLIHFDVKGANILVSRTEGQIQTRLVDFGVTSPTDQPIKEIAGTLNYMAPELFAPNPRLDHRVDLYSLGVVCYRLLSGLYPYELHSLDEAKAFHEQTQIDWTPLRERGAPEYLSRLTQRLLAPNPDDRFPSAAAVLSFLTLHAGHEFLALPRQARVQLAEGPFVGREHTLVTLQNAVKRVAKFLESDESVAQEEHPQAYLIAGARGMGKSRLLAELKHASQLEECVTIAVDGEREGRDVLTFLPALGLPPEELPETPEAAAPLLMQSAASKPTCFLIDNLDRAALPVQKSVSALLGLLYSATLSHEASPLIVVATYTPTAGAPPQASGTPTLELTPLPRDAVHAFVTQLVGTADGDATFLNAVWNFSHGVPLLMSEAARRYHTAAGELPTSIEDLYRQQVEQLSTEARELLELLAFADRPLTAAVCSLLASRDSAAALLELYAAGLVQRDGTLETYSPATGALTQVIAKGLPETRRQQLADLLLTWLATQADIPARELAVYAPYTSHREKAVTILEHAAKEAEQVGATETAIQFLERRLEYLRVLNEQATEQIVILRKIATLRLFQGRYQACEEILQQLLTAQTDPAVEDLKMLGLAKRAQRKPQEAGEIYEQALAKLSPDPSNPVYLFLLNERAQAWLETGATEKAIELYQRSHTWTKELPADKRRQVTNNNLGVALARSGRFDHALAFYQEKLAEFGHDKRLASSIHGQLGVLHLHAGQGEEALAAFLEAWRLSLAMGAQHNALALLDNIITLCQKKAAYSEALKYAQLSFQIKASSGAEVDLASSLMTVATLYLNLGTSDLAARYLTQAMRLARRARNHRLLGWIQITFGYLYKDLGRLMESLNAFEETMAIGETHHDENLQRWGYYGAIDLLVENGEIEEANQFITRLTPLMPTEQDAEFKTRYTLLTQKIAVMTQLRPDDPLGPALVRLANECLRNGWRELHWEAEYLLGIYYHKRDEIEDALAHLRTAYEIIMTMVANLGEEYREPFLKQRSRARVLVDLKTISRIKSGGVSVAALTNATAVTGEARDGATRSLDTAAPATPPDATAVTTAPRANLRATTRFTPNKALATYEREILQAAVTHFAGDLERVAASLGLGMETLIAKLSQYGIE
- a CDS encoding BamA/TamA family outer membrane protein; the protein is MAELTSVVVEGVHYLPLSVQKVQFKPDEKPEQVVDRVKVEIGHNLQDELIFHNPEDKFVYVAQLTRLPDAALKTPLDPETVRLSIDPAARVVFREDEPEAYVLSRVEVVGIADPAVKQQVEKVLDLEAGDKVSFADLLEKREKLLKECPLLAVQPQPAADPADPTKLVLTVRAIDHPRGVEVLDLDGSDPAKAIIERMFDGTRLDRAALERIQQQIHQYFQHAQFLYQVTKSELSTEGKLRIAVLKIPAPTAIELQGVEGDETEAALRALFPTPLTAPHMEAGLKAVEAYYYRHGQMPKLTMGVRRKQDGNVLVVTVSTEVAPKRVVFRGNYPFAHEALEAAFGAPDPVLHVYTAEQISAGIERVRNFCTEHGYRIGQSAQFRIHDGVVELALNLARLKGYRIVMVEKARNVDDRLVTRELAQRPGELFNEIELRKGIARLRGSGNFSAVNYVVDQAGGEDDVYVDIVCRPGPAIGEVMLSGGYSGALGWTVMAGTQLRHIPAEGETLGLSGHYAPNSYGGVLNWYEPWAFSNKISLSASLYFNVDDLVIANQRVGVGMAVGIPLGGKYSPWRIILGTDVEYLHVEDGETIEGLDRDTPVLVKPSLKLVYGEGPLTAYVQGRINAGAMTYQEARGGIQYDVDLGKGFVLRIAGGAGQQFGTVPDFTKFNQLNTPSVYGRSLSDYEIGVDFAVASLNIHKTLLDTDYAKIGLHGGVTIGGVGARKTDFGFGAGVDLLLMGMPFTVELGGRYDLAGSEGFRWGVSLLTSRTSL